The nucleotide sequence GCCGCCGGCAAGCAGCGCCCAGACGAGCGGAAGCCAAAGGAGTCGCGACGGAATCTTTGTCATACCTTTAGATTGGCTGTTGATCACATTAAGTATTGCCGCTAAGCTGTCGCTATCATGACACGGCGAAGGGAGTGAGATATGCAGCGTGTGGCAGTTCTGGTAGTAGCGATCTTCTTCCCCATCCTCAGTCAGGCGATCGAGTCCCGCGACCTTATCGAGCAGTCAAGCTTTGGGCTTCAGGTCGTCGCTAGCTCGTCCCAGTTCACAGACCCGATGGACTCCCTTCGGGGCACCTACTATCTCCCGAGTGCTACCGAGCTTGGCGACTGGATCTTTCTTCTGACTCAAGGTGGACAGTTTGACTCCGGCTCGAGCCCTGTAAGTCACTGTGACCTCGACCACACCATACTTTGGCGCGTGCCACGCACCGAGGCGGGCATCACGGGAGATTGGAGCATGCAGGCACTCCGTCGCTTTAGTCCGTGCGTAACCAGCCCATCCCGGCACTGGGGCCATGGAAACCTCTTCGAGGCAGATGGAGTCTACAGGATGGTAGCTGAGGCCCAAGACCCATCCACTGGAGCTCCCGTCCCGTGGGAGACCTGGGTCTGGGAGGGAACCTTCACCGGTGATGACCTCGTCGGCTCGTGGTCCAAAGTGCTTGAGCCCGGAACCAACGGTCCTGCAAGGCTCTTGCAGTTCCAGCTGATTGAGGATACGACCCGATCCGATCCAGGCGACGGCTTCACGCATAGCTTCGCTCGTGGTTTCGCTCGCACCCCGAGCTTTCGCACCATTGAGGTGCGCGTGGACTTCTCCGACGCCCATTGTCCACCGTTGCAGGGAAGCACAACCTGCGCCTTGTTCGAATTCAAACAGGGAGGCGTCTGGACTCCTGCCACCGGAGGTACGCTGAACTTTGACCCCGATATGCTCCTCAATGGCTTCCGCCCCGACAACATCGTTGAGCGCTCGGGAATTGTCGAGCTCTGGGGGACTGAAATCACCCAAAACACGAATCCAGTGGGGGATTGCCCGGGCTCGCTTCGATCTCAGCATAAGTTCTTCGAGTTCGACCCTCAGACCTTTGTGCTCGGGAACTCCGGCAAAGTGTTCTCCCAGTTTCGCTTCTCGCCAGCTCAACACCACATCTGGCGCTTCGGTGCGGACCTCGTCCGGGTCGAGGACAAGCAATATCTCTTCAGCACGCGAAATGAAGACGATCTCGATCCACCGGATTGCGACGTGCTCATGGCCCCATTTCGCGGTCTTGACACTGTTCTCGCTCTCGTCGAAACCGACGGCCTCATCTTCGAAGGTGGCTTCGAGACGGGAAATACGTCGCGCTGGGACATGGTCGTCAACGACCAATAGGCGGGTTGCCACGGTAACCTCGGCGAGAGGGTATGACCACCTCGCAGTTGAAGTCGACAGAAGCGCTGGCCAACATCCCGCCGGGCAGGCTCGAGACTGAAGAGGAGGCTATGATTCCCGCACCTGACGCTCTCTGAGTCCCCCCACCTTGGCCCCAGCGGGAGAAGCGGCTAGAATCCCTTCAACCTTCAGCAGTCTGGTCGTCGAGCGTCTCTCGACCGCTCTGCGCCTCGACCGCCGAAGTCACCGAGCCATGAGTCAGCTGACCACAGTCCGAGATCTGCTGGGTTACACCCTGTGGGCCGATCGCGCCGTGCTGCGCGCCGCCGCGGAGTTGGAACCGGAGCACCTCATCCTCGACGCCGGAGCCAGTCACGGCAGCGTCCTGGGGACCCTGGCGCATATGTTGGGGGCGGAGCGCGTATGGCTCTCGCGGTTCGTGGGGGATCCCTTGGGGATGCTGCCGGGGATCGAGGACTATCCGGACCTGGAAACCCTGGAGATGGGCTTCCACGAGATCTCCGCCGAGATCACCAGCTTCATGGCCGCCCTCACCGAGGATCAGCTGGTCTCCGAGCTGGCCTGGACCAATAGCCGAGGGGAGACCCACCGCCGGTCTCTACT is from Acidobacteriota bacterium and encodes:
- a CDS encoding DinB family protein, with amino-acid sequence MSQLTTVRDLLGYTLWADRAVLRAAAELEPEHLILDAGASHGSVLGTLAHMLGAERVWLSRFVGDPLGMLPGIEDYPDLETLEMGFHEISAEITSFMAALTEDQLVSELAWTNSRGETHRRSLLQALLHLVNHSTYHRGQVVSLIRQMGYQPPSTDLVYFFDER